AGCGGCCGACGAACCACAGCCTGCAGCGCCGAAAAAACGCAGTCGGCCCCCGCGTAAAAAGCCCGGTGCTGCCGACGAAACACCGGCAGCTTCGTAAACCAAAACCCGGCCCTTACGGCCGGGTTTTGTCTTTTTCATCCCAGCCTTGCTCCTATGTCTTTTCCCCAGCCGGCCCACACCAACCGCCTCAGCCAGGAAACCAGCCCGTATTTGCTTCAGCACGCCCACAACCCGGTTGATTGGTACCCTTGGGGAGAAGAAGCCCTGAGCCGGGCTCAGGCCGAGCAAAAGCCCATTATCGTCAGCATTGGCTACGCGGCTTGCCACTGGTGCCACGTCATGGAGCGGGAGTCGTTCGAGAATCCGCGCATTGCCGAGGTGATGAACCAGCACTTCGTGTGCATTAAGGTTGACCGGGAAGAGCGGCCCGATGTGGACCAGGTGTACATGGACGCCCTGCAAGCTATGGGCGTCCAGGGTGGCTGGCCGCTGAACGTCTTTCTGAACCCGGATGCCAAGCCATTCTACGGAGGCACCTACTTTCCACCCCGCAGCTGGGTGCAGCTGCTGGAAAGTATCGGCGAAGCGTACCAGGGGGAGCACCGCGCCGAGCTAGACAAGTCTGCCGAGGAGTTTGCGCGCATCCTGCGGGCCAGTGACCTGGAAAAGTACGGGGCAGCTTCCGCCGGTTTAGCGTTGTCGGAAGAGCAGTTTAAGCTGCTGGTGTACAACCTGGGCGTACGGTTCGACGCCGAGAAAGGCGGCATGAACCGGGCCCCGAAGTTTCCGATGCCCAGCATCTGGCGGTTTTTACTGCGCTGCCACGCTCGTACCGGCAGCCAGCTGGTGCTCAACCAAACCCTGCTGACCTTGCGCGAAATGGCCTGGGGCGGCATTTATGACCAAGTGGGAGGCGGCTTTGCCCGCTACTCGGTAGATGCCGAGTGGCTGGTACCCCACTTCGAGAAGATGCTTTACGACAATGGGCAATTGATTAGTCTATACGCCGAAGCCTTTCAGCTTACCCAAGACCCACTGTTCCGGGACGTAGTGTATGATACTGTGGCCTTCATTAAGCGGGAGCTAACCAGTCCGGAAGGAGGGTTCTATTCGTCACTGGATGCGGATAGTGAGGGCGAAGAAGGCAAGTTCTATGTCTTTACCAAAGAGGAGCTGCAGGCCATTCTCGGCGACGAGGAAGCGTTGTTTTCGGCGTACTATAACTGCACGGCCCTGGGAAATTGGGAACATGGCCGCAATATTCTGCACCGTCGGCAGTCGGATGCAGAGTTTGCCGCCGAACACGAGCTGGAAGTAGCGGTGCTGGAGGCCATAGTAGCGGAGTGGAAACAGAAAATCCGGCGGGTCCGCAACCAACGGGTGCGCCCGGGCCTCGACGACAAAATCCTGACCGGGTGGAATGCCCTGATGCTAAGTGGGCTGGTGGATGCCTACCGGGCCTTTGGCGAAGCGGGTTTTCTGGAGCTGGCTCTGCAAAACGCCCGGTTTCTGCAACAAAACCTACGGCAGGGCCCGCGCCTGCGCCGCAATTATAAGGCCGGCCGCGCCACCATCGACGGGTTTCTGGAGGATTACGCCCTGGTGATTCAAGCCTATATCGGCCTCTACGAGGTGACTTTCGACGCGCAGTGGCTGCACGAAGCCGAGGCCCTGACCCAATACGTGCAGGCTCACTTCTTCGACCCGGAGGAAAATCAGTTCTTCTACACCGACGACACCGGCGAAAAGCTGATTGCCCGCAAAAAAGAGTTGTTCGACAACGTCATTCCCGGCTCCAACTCGGTAATGGCCCATAACCTGCTCCGATTGAGCCTACACCTGGAAAAACCCGAGTACCGTGACCTGGCTGCCACGATGCTGGGTCAGGTACAAGATTTAGTAATCAAAGAGCCCCAGCATCTAACGAACTGGGCCTCACTTTACGCAGCCTTGCTCCAGCCTATGGCTGAAATTGCCATTGTCGGGCCCGAGGTTGAAGCAGTGCGGGAAGAGCTGAGCCGCCACTTTCTACCCTACGCCGTGGTGGCCGGAGCGGCAGAAGCCGGTGAACTGCCGCTGCTGCTACACCGCACGGCTCAGAACGGTAAAACGACGCTGTACGTGTGCTTCAACCGGGCCTGCCAGCAGCCGGTATATAGCGTTGCGGCGGCTCTGGCCCAGTTGCCCGCACCTGGCGCCAGCTAACTTTTACTTGTTGGCTCTGACCCACATAAGCCGAATTGCGAAACCCGGAGAAACCTGCGGCCCGCAATTCGGCTTACCTTTGCGGTCCTGTTGTTAGCTAATCTGTCCGTTGAGCCTTTCCTTCGACTTTGCCCAGCCGGAAGCCGCCGGAGCCGACCGCGTCACGCTGTTCGTGGACGTGATTCTGCCCCTGCCGCTGCCCAAGCTGTATACCTACCGCGTGCCCTACGAGATGAACGACGAGGTCGTCATCGGGGGCCGCGTGATTGTGCAGTTTGGGGCCAAGAAAACGCTTAGCTGCATCGTGGCGGCCGTGCACGAAACGCCGCCGGCCCAGTACCAGGCCAAGTACATCCTGGAGTTTATCGACGATGCGCCCGTCGTGACCCAGGCCCAGCTGAAGCTTTTCCGCTGGATGGCCGACTACTACATGTGCACCCTGGGCGAGGTTATCAATGCCGCGTTGCCCTCGGCCCTAAAGCTCAGCTCAGAGTCGCGCATTCAGCTCCACCCGGCTTTCGAGCCCGACACCAACCCCTACCCGCTCAGCGAGCAGGAAGAGCGAATTGTGGCAGTCCTCAGTTCGGAGGATGGCAAAGCTCTGACCTTTACCGAAGTGGGCGACCTGTTGGGCAGTGCCAACTTCCATAAGGTTATTAAGTCCCTGATTCAAAAGGACGTTATCTTTCTGTTTGAGCACCTGGCCGACAAATACTCGCCCAAGGTGGTGAAGAAAGTGCGCCTAGCCCACCATTTTGTGGAGGAAAACGTGTTGGAGGAGCTCTTCGCCAAAATGGCCAGCAAGCCTAAGCAGCTCGACGTGCTGATGCGCTACCTGCAGCGGGTGCCGGTGTACCAAAACGTGCACAGCAACCACCAGGGCATGGAAAAAGCCGCCCTGACCAGCAGCCCCCACCTCTCCCCGTCAGCCGTCAATACCCTTATTAAAAACGGGGTACTGGAGCAGTTCGACGTCATCGTGTCCCGCTTCCCCCTCGATGATTCGCCGGAGGCCAAAATGCCCTTCACGCTGAGCGAAGCGCAAACTGCCGCGCACGACGAAGTGCTCCGCCTGTTTGGGGAAAAGGACATCGTGCTGCTGCACGGCGTGACGGGCGCGGGCAAAACCGAAATCTACATCGAGCTGATCCGCAAGGCCCTCGAAGGTGGCGGACAGGTGCTGTATCTATTGCCCGAAATTGCCCTCACGGCCCAGATTGTGACCCGCCTGATGCGCGTGTTTGGCACCCGCTTGGGCGTGTACCACTCCAAGTTTTCGGACAACGAGCGGGTGGAAGTGTGGAATGGCGTGCTCTCGGGCCGCTTCCAGGTGGTGGTGGGCGTGCGCTCCGCCGTATTTCTGCCCTTCGACAATATGTCCCTCATCATCGTGGACGAAGAGCACGAGTCGAGCTACAAGCAGTACGACCCGGCCCCACGTTACAACGCCCGGGAAGTGGCCCTGATGATGGCCAACTTTCAGGGAGCCAAAACCCTGCTGGGCTCGGCCACTCCGGCCGTAGAAACCTATTACCAAACCCGGGCTGGGCGTTGGGGACTAGTCACGCTCAGCAAACGTTTCGGCGAGGCTGGTTTGCCCGAAATTGAGTTGGTCGATACGCGCAAGCAGCGCGAGGCCAAGAAAATGCTCAACCACTTCACGCCCGAGCTGCTGGGGGAAATCGAGCGGAAGCTGGGCCTCAAGGAGCAGGTGATTCTGTTTCAGAACCGCCGCGGCTACTCGCCCTTCATTTCCTGCCTCGACTGCGGCTGGATTCCGAAGTGTAAGAACTGCGCCGTGAGCCTGAGCTACCACAAGCACGCGCACGAGCTGCGCTGCCATTACTGCGGTTTCCATGACCGAATGCCGGTAGAATGCCCGGCCTGCGGCTCCCGCAATTTGAAAACCGTCGGTTTTGGTACCGAGAAAATTGAGGATGACCTCAAAATCATGCTGCCCGCGGCCAACGTGCAGCGCATGGACCTCGACACGACCCGGGCCAAGAATTCCTATCAGCAGATTATTGCCGATTTTGAGCAGCAAACCACCAACGTGCTGGTAGGCACCCAGATGGTAACCAAGGGCCTGGACTTTGCTAACGTGAGCCTAGTGGGCATCATCAACGCCGACAGCATCATCCACTACCCCGACTTCCGGGCCCACGAACGGGCGTTCCAGATGTTTGTGCAGGTGAGTGGTCGGGCGGGGCGCAAGGGCAAAAAGGGCAAGGTAATCATTCAGACAGCCGACCCGGCCCAGGTGATTTTTGACAAGGTAATCCGTAACGACTACCTCGAATTCTACGAATACGAAATTACCCAGCGGCGAGAGTACGGCTTTCCGCCCTTTATGCGCGTTATCCGGCTCACCGTGAAGCATGTGGATCAGCTGGTAGCGGAGCAGGCCGCCATTCTGTTGACCCAGGAGCTGGTATACCGCCTGGGCCGCGAAGCTGTGCTGGGGCCGGAAGCGCCATACATCTTCCGGATTCGCAACTTCTACCTGCAGGAAATCACCATCAAGCTTGACCGGGAACATACGGTGCTCAAGCACGCCAAAGGCCAGATTACGGAGGCTATGAACGTAGTCAAGGACCAGAAGGAGTTCAAGCAGACCCGCCTCGTAGCCGACGTGGACCCCATGTAAAAAGTAACGTACCGGGTCGGCTAGATCAGCCCCGCTAAAAGCAGTGCAGCCCCAATTGCAAGGAGCACAAGGCCGCCATACACAACCCCCAGTAAGCTTACTATGCCTCCTAGTAGCGCTAATAGTATACCCCAGCGCCGCAAGCTTTTGCTGCCATTGGGTTCAGTAGCTGCTTCGGTAGCCTGCGGGTTACGAGCTGCCCGGCGGGCTTGCCGGCGCAAGCGTCCCCGGCCGTTCTTACCCTGAAAGAACAACAGAACCGTTCCTACGGAGGCTAAAAGCAGCCCAACCAAAGCTGCATGTACACTTTCCCAGCCGTTGTTTTTTTCCTTGGAGGCATTGGAAAAAGAGTAGAGAATAAGTGCTAACCCCGCCGTACCAATAACCCCCCCGACTAGGTTTACTTGGGTTGTGAATGGATCAGGGCCGGCTGTGGGCTGGGCAGCAGCGGGCCGTTGCACGGCTGTATCGGGAGCCAAGATGTGAGTAGTCGGGCCAGCGGGCTTCGGAGCAACGAGAATGAGCCGACGGTTTGGCTGCCGGTCAGGAAGGGTGGTAGCGCCGGGCTCTATTACGGCTGCCGTAAGCGTTGCTGGTGGTAATTCTGAAGCTTTACTGGAGTCAACCGTAGCCGGTAACGACTTTACCGCGCCATACTCGCGAACTGCAGGAAACGTAGCTGCCACCCGGGTACTATGGCAACTCTCGAGCAGCAGACTGCAGAGTAAAAGACTTACAAACGTAAATTTCATAGGGAACGAGTAAATAGTACACTAGTGCGGAATCTGGGGTAAGATAGATAAAGAACCCTCACATCCCTCGCTCTTGATAACTCAACGCTACACAGGCTATTGTTTTGGGCTGGGTTTCCTTAGGCGAACCATATATATATCCAGCCAACAGCCTCGCGCCGATTTCCAACTGCTCGACAAAACCCCACTAAAAAGCCCTGCTGACAGCTGTCGGCAGGGCTTTTTTAGTGGGGAAAGTCTGCGGCTTATACCTCGTCGAGCAGGCCCAGAATGATGAGCACTACGCCAATCAGGGCGATGATGGCACCCAGCAGGCCGATGACTCCGCCAAAGATACCCAGCAGTAGACCAATCAGCAGCAGGATGATACCCGTGCGAATATTGCCGCTGAGCTTGTTGGCACTAGCCGTTTCGCTGTGCTTTTTCACCTGGGTTTTGCTGTTCAGCTGATTTGCCTTCTTCACTACTTTGGCTACCATGGCGCGCTCTACCAGGTTCAGCTTCCGGCTAGCCTGGGCTTTAGCTGGAGCGGCAGGCTGCACGGCGGCCACTGACGTCGTCGTCTTGGCTACGGCAGCAGGAGCAGTGGCTACAGCGGCGGGAGCCACTGCGGGTGCAGCTTCCGGGGCAGGAGTAGCTTCGGGCGCGGCAGCTACGTCCGAGGCGGGAGTAGTGGCCTCCGGAGCAGGCTTCACAGCTACGGCCCGGTTGGCGGTGCCGTGGTACGAGGAAGTCTTGGGCAGCATGGCATATTCTGCCCGATTACAGCTGCTGAGTGCAACAACGACAGCCGCGAAAGCAGTCAGCTTGTGCAAGAGTCCGGATACGTGTTTCATGGTGTTAGGAAGTTGGGTGATGTGTTCAAAAACAGGCTTTCTACGGGCCAAAATATAAATAGTGGGGCAACTTTGTGATTTTAAACCTGAATTTCATCCTCTTTCTACCCCTCAACTCCTTCAGTAAGACGAGCTTCAGCAATATAAATTCTTGTGAATACTTCTTCCTAGCTCCACCACTCCAGCCCGAACGAACCCTTCGCCGCGCATGGATGTTTGCCCGAACACAGTTTATTTGCACCTGTGCGTATGACCATTCCTTCTGTTTCCTTCCTGGGCTCCTGGGCGCTGGGTATTTTGCTATTTCAGGCCTGCACCCAGCCGCTGAGTGAAAGCACGGCCGCTACGGCCGCCGAGCAGCGCCGACAGTCATCCGTGCCCGACACCACCGGCTACGAAATCCGGCCGCCGGCCGACCCCAATGGCATCAGCCGCTACTACCTGGGCCGGCAGATTGCGCACGTCATGGGCCACGAAGGTGCCGATTGGCTGGAGCGCTCCGGCCGGGAACAGGAGGAAGGAACCGATGTGCTGCTCAAAGCTCTGCGTCTGAAGCCCACTGACGTGGTAGCCGACATTGGCGCCGGCACCGGTTATTTTTCGTTCCGGATGAGTGCCCTCGTGCCCCAGGGCAAGGTATTGGCCGTGGATATTCAGCCCGAAATGATAACCTACCTGCAAGACAACAAGGAGCGCAACAACGCCCCGAACGTGGAGCCGGTACTGGGCACAGTGCAGAACCCCAACTTGCCGGCCAACAGCGTGGATTTGGCCCTGATTGTGGATGCTTACCACGAGTTTGACCACCCGCGGGAAATGATGCGGTCCATTAAAGCCGCGCTGAAGCCCAACGGCCGGGTGGCCCTGGCCGAATACCGCGCCGAAGACCCCAAGGTGCCCATCAAGCGTATCCATAAGATGAGCGTGGAGCAGGCTCGCAAGGAAATGAAAGC
Above is a genomic segment from Hymenobacter cellulosivorans containing:
- a CDS encoding thioredoxin domain-containing protein, whose translation is MSFPQPAHTNRLSQETSPYLLQHAHNPVDWYPWGEEALSRAQAEQKPIIVSIGYAACHWCHVMERESFENPRIAEVMNQHFVCIKVDREERPDVDQVYMDALQAMGVQGGWPLNVFLNPDAKPFYGGTYFPPRSWVQLLESIGEAYQGEHRAELDKSAEEFARILRASDLEKYGAASAGLALSEEQFKLLVYNLGVRFDAEKGGMNRAPKFPMPSIWRFLLRCHARTGSQLVLNQTLLTLREMAWGGIYDQVGGGFARYSVDAEWLVPHFEKMLYDNGQLISLYAEAFQLTQDPLFRDVVYDTVAFIKRELTSPEGGFYSSLDADSEGEEGKFYVFTKEELQAILGDEEALFSAYYNCTALGNWEHGRNILHRRQSDAEFAAEHELEVAVLEAIVAEWKQKIRRVRNQRVRPGLDDKILTGWNALMLSGLVDAYRAFGEAGFLELALQNARFLQQNLRQGPRLRRNYKAGRATIDGFLEDYALVIQAYIGLYEVTFDAQWLHEAEALTQYVQAHFFDPEENQFFYTDDTGEKLIARKKELFDNVIPGSNSVMAHNLLRLSLHLEKPEYRDLAATMLGQVQDLVIKEPQHLTNWASLYAALLQPMAEIAIVGPEVEAVREELSRHFLPYAVVAGAAEAGELPLLLHRTAQNGKTTLYVCFNRACQQPVYSVAAALAQLPAPGAS
- the priA gene encoding replication restart helicase PriA produces the protein MSLSFDFAQPEAAGADRVTLFVDVILPLPLPKLYTYRVPYEMNDEVVIGGRVIVQFGAKKTLSCIVAAVHETPPAQYQAKYILEFIDDAPVVTQAQLKLFRWMADYYMCTLGEVINAALPSALKLSSESRIQLHPAFEPDTNPYPLSEQEERIVAVLSSEDGKALTFTEVGDLLGSANFHKVIKSLIQKDVIFLFEHLADKYSPKVVKKVRLAHHFVEENVLEELFAKMASKPKQLDVLMRYLQRVPVYQNVHSNHQGMEKAALTSSPHLSPSAVNTLIKNGVLEQFDVIVSRFPLDDSPEAKMPFTLSEAQTAAHDEVLRLFGEKDIVLLHGVTGAGKTEIYIELIRKALEGGGQVLYLLPEIALTAQIVTRLMRVFGTRLGVYHSKFSDNERVEVWNGVLSGRFQVVVGVRSAVFLPFDNMSLIIVDEEHESSYKQYDPAPRYNAREVALMMANFQGAKTLLGSATPAVETYYQTRAGRWGLVTLSKRFGEAGLPEIELVDTRKQREAKKMLNHFTPELLGEIERKLGLKEQVILFQNRRGYSPFISCLDCGWIPKCKNCAVSLSYHKHAHELRCHYCGFHDRMPVECPACGSRNLKTVGFGTEKIEDDLKIMLPAANVQRMDLDTTRAKNSYQQIIADFEQQTTNVLVGTQMVTKGLDFANVSLVGIINADSIIHYPDFRAHERAFQMFVQVSGRAGRKGKKGKVIIQTADPAQVIFDKVIRNDYLEFYEYEITQRREYGFPPFMRVIRLTVKHVDQLVAEQAAILLTQELVYRLGREAVLGPEAPYIFRIRNFYLQEITIKLDREHTVLKHAKGQITEAMNVVKDQKEFKQTRLVADVDPM
- a CDS encoding class I SAM-dependent methyltransferase; amino-acid sequence: MTIPSVSFLGSWALGILLFQACTQPLSESTAATAAEQRRQSSVPDTTGYEIRPPADPNGISRYYLGRQIAHVMGHEGADWLERSGREQEEGTDVLLKALRLKPTDVVADIGAGTGYFSFRMSALVPQGKVLAVDIQPEMITYLQDNKERNNAPNVEPVLGTVQNPNLPANSVDLALIVDAYHEFDHPREMMRSIKAALKPNGRVALAEYRAEDPKVPIKRIHKMSVEQARKEMKAVGLEFIESVETLPQQHLMFFRRPK